One window from the genome of Gadus macrocephalus chromosome 7, ASM3116895v1 encodes:
- the tmem135 gene encoding transmembrane protein 135, producing MAVLSKIPHSCYEIGHTWNPSCVQSALEVTRGALEVSFKIYAPLYLIAAILRKRNKDYYKKRLVPEILLSTTFLGANGGLYIVFFCILRKLLGGFNSWSAGFGAALPASYIAILIERKSRRGLLTIYMTNLATETLFRMAVTRGIINPLKHGEVLLFCITASLYMFFFRCKDGLNGFAFSALKFIAGKEEIPNHALVGPSEQDSHTPVESPTTTAAAAAAAAAIESAPPGRPGSGRPGLLAYIRRLLESVCKRGPRHRCCRHYHDNCVSYCVKGFVRMFSVGYLIQCCLKVPSAFRQMFSKPSRLLSLLYNKDNFQLGAFLGSFVSIYKGTSCLLRWVRDVDDEFHALIAGFLAGTSMFFYKSTSISMYLFSKLVETMYFKGIEAGRFPYFPHADTVLYAISTAICFQAAVMEVQNLRPSYWKFLLRLTQGRFAMMNRQVLDVFGTQASKDFGGVIPKLNPLHITTLLPSGGDTTLG from the exons ATGGCTGTGTTGAGCAAAATACCACACAGTTGCTATGAAATTGGTCATACATGGAATCCGTCTTGTGTGCAGTCTGCATTGGAAGTAACACGGGGGGCACTGGAGGTGTCTTTTAAGATTTATGCTCCGCTTTATCTG ATAGCAGCAATTTTAAGGAAAAGGAATAAGGATTACTACAAAAAACGACTCGTTCCTGAGATCCTTTTATCTACCACCTTCCTTGGGGCTAATGGAGGACTTTACATTGTTTTCTTCTGCATTCTCAG GAAACTCTTGGGAGGGTTCAACTCATGGTCTGCGGGCTTTGGAGCAGCTCTTCCTGCCTCCTATATTGCTATTCTCATCGAGCGCAAGAGCAG GAGAGGGCTCCTGACAATTTACATGACCAATCTG GCCACGGAGACCCTGTTCCGCATGGCAGTGACGCGTGGCATCATCAACCCACTCAAACATGGAGAG GTGCTGCTGTTTTGCATCACTGCATCCCTCTACATGTTCTTCTTCAG GTGTAAAGATGGTCTCAATGGCTTTGCGTTCTCTGCACTGAA GTTCATCGCTGGGAAGGAAGAGATTCCAAATCACGCCTTAGTAGGGCCGTCTGAGCAGGACTCCCACACGCCCGTGGagagccccaccaccaccgccgctgcggcggctgctgctgctgctatagAGAGTGCACCTCCAGGCCGCCCGGGCTCAGGCCGGCCTGGCCTGCTGGCCTATATCCGACGGCTGCTGGAATCAGT aTGCAAGCGTGGACCTAGACATCGATGTTGTAGACATTACCATGACAACTGTGTGTCCTACTGTGTTAAA GGGTTTGTTAGGATGTTCAGCGTGGGATACCTGATCCAGTGTTGCCTCAAAGTGCCGTCGGCCTTCAGACAGATGTTCTCCAAGCCGTCCCGCCTTCTCTCCTTACTCTACAACAAGGACAACTTCCAGCTGGGGGCCTTCCTGGGCTCCTTCGTCAGTATTTACAAG GGAACAAGCTGCCTTCTGCGCTGGGTGCGGGATGTGGATGACGAGTTCCATGCACTCATAGCTG GTTTCCTGGCTGGCACGTCAATGTTCTTCTACAAAAGCACTTCAATATCCATGTACCTCTTCTCGAAGCTTGTGGAG aCCATGTACTTCAAAGGCATCGAGGCTGGCCGCTTTCCTTACTTTCCTCATGCAGATACAGTCCTCTACGCCATCTCTACAGCCATCTGCTTTCAGGCT GCTGTGATGGAAGTCCAGAACCTCAGGCCTTCATATTGGAAGTTCCTTTTGCGGTTGACCCAGGGCAG GTTCGCCATGATGAACAGGCAGGTGCTGGATGTGTTTGGCACCCAGGCCTCAAAGGACTTTGGAGGAGTCATTCCCAAGCTGAACCCCCTTCACATCACAACGCTGCTGCCGTCGGGGGGTGACACTACTCTGGGCTGA